In a single window of the Sediminicoccus sp. KRV36 genome:
- a CDS encoding nitronate monooxygenase gives MKTRVTEMLGIAYPIVQGGLARVAKAELCAAVSEAGGLGQIATAGLEGAAALRAEIQRCRTLTQKPFGVNFPLGRMDITAMMEVALEEGVPVIALTAGNPAPWIKRINGAAKILVLIAGPELAKKAEAAGADMVATVGYEGGGHLGRSDETTFVMVPRVVRAVSIPVLASGGIATGAGLLAALSLGAEGVEMGTRFVATREAQAHENYKQAIVSAEPSGTMIIKRSLGMPGRALVSAFAQQIAAREAAGAPAEEIVPMIAGSVNAIATDEGRMQEGFAWAGQCSGLIEDIPPAGEVVRRMVQEAEAGLLRLRGAFAA, from the coding sequence ATGAAAACCCGTGTCACCGAGATGCTCGGCATCGCCTATCCCATCGTGCAGGGCGGCTTGGCCCGCGTCGCCAAGGCGGAGCTTTGCGCGGCCGTCTCGGAGGCGGGTGGGCTGGGGCAGATCGCCACGGCCGGGCTGGAGGGTGCAGCGGCGCTGCGGGCGGAAATCCAGCGCTGCCGGACGCTCACGCAAAAGCCCTTCGGCGTGAATTTCCCGCTGGGGCGCATGGACATCACCGCCATGATGGAGGTGGCGCTGGAGGAGGGCGTGCCCGTCATCGCGCTGACCGCCGGCAACCCGGCGCCCTGGATCAAGCGGATCAATGGCGCGGCGAAGATCCTGGTGCTGATCGCCGGGCCCGAGTTGGCGAAAAAGGCCGAAGCCGCAGGCGCCGACATGGTGGCGACGGTGGGCTATGAGGGCGGCGGGCATCTCGGCCGCTCGGATGAAACGACCTTCGTGATGGTGCCGCGCGTGGTGCGGGCGGTTTCCATTCCCGTCCTCGCTTCGGGCGGCATCGCGACGGGCGCGGGGTTGCTGGCAGCACTCTCCCTCGGCGCCGAGGGGGTGGAGATGGGCACGCGCTTTGTCGCCACGCGGGAAGCGCAGGCGCATGAGAACTACAAGCAGGCCATCGTCAGCGCCGAGCCTTCCGGGACGATGATCATCAAGCGCTCGCTCGGCATGCCGGGGCGCGCGCTGGTCAGCGCCTTTGCGCAACAGATTGCCGCGCGCGAGGCGGCGGGCGCGCCGGCCGAGGAGATCGTGCCAATGATCGCGGGGAGCGTGAACGCCATCGCGACGGATGAAGGCCGCATGCAGGAGGGCTTCGCCTGGGCCGGGCAATGTTCGGGCCTGATCGAGGATATCCCGCCGGCGGGCGAGGTGGTGCGCCGCATGGTGCAGGAGGCGGAGGCCGGCCTGTTGCGTCTGCGCGGGGCGTTTGCTGCCTAG
- a CDS encoding glycosyl hydrolase family 8 codes for MRWLCSSRSFLAALGLMLGVAQGIAAEPPPPPGVSEWQAYTRRYLAPEGRIIDTANRGISHSEGQGYSMLFAVHFDDRARFDLMWNWTRRVLMRPSDSLFAWRFDPNSRVGVSDTNNATDGDIFIAWSLLMASERWQVPEYREAAQRITADILRCCVIEFRGRTLMLPGARGFQDGEGVIINLSYYAFPALRALSRVVPDARWVALESDGLRLMNEAGFGRWQLPPDWLLLPSHGGPPTPASRWPNRFAWDAVRVPLNLAWQNLQAVPLPASRGFWDFPGHPQRPPAWVDLSTGSISPYPGHAGVRAIHALVRSRFGEPFGPPLGVADAPDYFGGALVLQTRIAPHMPLEPPAVIPEVTAPQASRVDRLMDAAQSAWSRWRGGDADPPPAPESAQWARFNLAEPSQVRGVPGGLRGLTPPR; via the coding sequence ATGCGCTGGTTGTGCTCATCGCGGAGTTTCCTTGCAGCGCTGGGCCTGATGCTGGGTGTGGCGCAGGGCATCGCGGCCGAGCCCCCGCCACCGCCCGGCGTGTCGGAATGGCAAGCCTATACCCGCCGCTACCTCGCACCCGAAGGGCGCATCATTGACACGGCCAATCGCGGCATCTCGCACAGCGAGGGGCAGGGCTACTCCATGCTGTTCGCGGTGCATTTCGACGATCGGGCGCGCTTTGACCTGATGTGGAACTGGACGCGGCGTGTCCTGATGCGCCCGAGCGACAGCCTCTTTGCCTGGCGTTTCGATCCGAATAGCCGCGTCGGTGTCAGTGACACCAACAACGCGACCGATGGCGACATCTTCATCGCCTGGTCCCTGCTCATGGCCTCGGAGCGCTGGCAGGTGCCGGAATACCGGGAGGCCGCGCAACGCATCACGGCGGATATCCTGCGCTGCTGCGTCATCGAGTTCCGCGGCCGCACCCTCATGCTTCCTGGCGCGCGCGGCTTTCAGGATGGCGAGGGCGTGATCATCAACCTCTCCTACTACGCTTTTCCCGCGCTGCGCGCTCTCTCACGCGTCGTGCCCGATGCGCGCTGGGTCGCGCTGGAGAGTGACGGCCTGCGGCTGATGAACGAGGCGGGCTTCGGGCGTTGGCAATTGCCGCCCGACTGGCTCCTCCTGCCCTCCCATGGGGGACCTCCGACACCGGCGAGCCGTTGGCCGAACCGCTTTGCCTGGGATGCGGTGCGGGTTCCGCTGAATCTCGCCTGGCAGAATCTGCAGGCGGTTCCCCTGCCGGCCTCGCGTGGCTTCTGGGACTTTCCAGGCCATCCGCAGCGTCCGCCGGCCTGGGTGGATCTGAGCACCGGCAGCATCTCGCCCTATCCGGGTCATGCGGGGGTGCGCGCAATTCATGCCCTGGTCCGCAGCCGCTTTGGCGAGCCCTTCGGCCCGCCGCTGGGCGTTGCGGATGCGCCCGATTACTTCGGCGGCGCCCTGGTCCTGCAAACGCGCATCGCGCCGCATATGCCGCTGGAGCCCCCCGCCGTGATTCCGGAAGTCACAGCGCCCCAGGCTTCGCGCGTGGACCGCTTGATGGATGCCGCGCAATCCGCCTGGTCCAGATGGCGAGGTGGCGATGCCGACCCGCCGCCAGCGCCGGAATCTGCCCAATGGGCACGCTTCAACCTCGCTGAACCCTCCCAGGTGCGCGGCGTTCCGGGCGGGCTTCGCGGCCTGACGCCACCGCGATGA